A single region of the Clostridia bacterium genome encodes:
- a CDS encoding glutamine amidotransferase family protein, whose product MIKEGSVRIPSGCAVAAIISREGNRVTGETVVRAMKPMHDRSNGLGGGFAGYGIYPEYKDLYAFHFFFDCRDTRKRCEAFMKEHFEVVKGELIPTRKMPEITDEPIIWRYFVTPLKSTLADLQLDEKEFVARTVMKINTEIDGAYVFSSGKNMGTFKAVGFPEDVGRFYRLEEYEGYSWTAHGRYPTNTPGWWGGAHPFTLLDYSVVHNGEISSYDANRRFIEMFGYKCTLQTDTEVITYILDYLIRRQGLTLIEAANVVAAPFWSTIEGKTDEYEKQKLRYLRTVFPSLLITGPFSIILGYDGGLMALNDRLKLRSMVVGEKDDRVFIASEEAAIRAMEPGAVNVRAPAGGEPVIVTVKEGRF is encoded by the coding sequence ATGATTAAAGAAGGCAGCGTCAGGATTCCCTCCGGCTGCGCCGTTGCGGCCATCATTTCAAGAGAGGGGAACCGCGTCACCGGAGAGACGGTCGTCAGGGCGATGAAGCCGATGCACGACCGCTCGAACGGACTGGGAGGCGGCTTCGCCGGCTACGGCATCTATCCGGAGTATAAGGACCTTTACGCCTTCCATTTCTTCTTTGACTGCCGCGACACGCGCAAGAGGTGCGAGGCGTTCATGAAGGAGCATTTCGAGGTGGTCAAGGGCGAGCTGATCCCGACGCGCAAGATGCCGGAGATCACCGACGAGCCGATAATCTGGCGCTACTTCGTCACGCCGCTGAAATCGACGCTCGCAGACCTCCAGCTCGACGAAAAGGAATTCGTAGCGCGTACCGTAATGAAGATAAACACGGAGATCGACGGCGCGTACGTCTTCTCCAGCGGCAAGAATATGGGCACCTTCAAGGCCGTCGGCTTCCCGGAGGACGTCGGCAGGTTCTACCGCCTCGAGGAGTACGAGGGCTACAGCTGGACGGCGCACGGGCGCTATCCGACGAACACTCCCGGCTGGTGGGGCGGCGCGCACCCCTTCACGCTGCTCGATTATTCCGTCGTCCACAACGGCGAGATCTCTTCCTACGACGCCAACCGCAGGTTTATCGAGATGTTCGGATATAAATGCACGCTGCAGACCGATACCGAGGTCATCACCTACATCCTCGACTATCTGATACGCAGGCAGGGGCTTACGCTCATCGAGGCGGCGAACGTCGTCGCCGCGCCGTTCTGGAGCACGATCGAGGGCAAGACGGACGAATACGAGAAACAGAAGCTCAGGTATTTAAGGACCGTATTCCCGAGTCTGCTCATCACCGGCCCCTTCTCGATAATTCTCGGCTACGACGGCGGGCTTATGGCGCTGAACGACCGCCTGAAGCTCCGCTCGATGGTCGTCGGCGAGAAGGACGACAGGGTCTTCATAGCCAGCGAGGAGGCCGCGATACGCGCGATGGAGCCCGGCGCGGTCAACGTGCGGGCGCCCGCCGGCGGCGAGCCGGTCATAGTTACGGTAAAGGAGGGCAGGTTCTGA